The following coding sequences are from one Gadus macrocephalus chromosome 3, ASM3116895v1 window:
- the lrata gene encoding lecithin retinol acyltransferase a encodes MLNLFTFLVVKLTILSNLNFFESKWSDIEQQGRAKPSHSQRFKRGDLLEVPRTFFTHFGIYLGDDRVAHLIPDILPVLTDDARLIDTVITNQRLIMGCMFRCATVRVDSLQDFAYGSEILVNAMDSRMSARALLNEEVAKRAEQLIGAIPYSLLWNNCEHVATYCRYGSAVSLQTDKFCEWLKSVIRDRRSIIVAVLIGITSIVCYGLLPSTTLPTVIIPFTLWMAS; translated from the exons ATGCttaatttatttacatttctggTGGTGAAGCTAACCATTCTGTCCAATTTGAACTTTTTCGAATCAAAATGGTCGGATATCGAGCAACAAGGGCGCGCAAAACCAAGCCACTCGCAGCGCTTTAAACGAGGAGACCTTCTCGAGGTTCCCAGAACTTTCTTCACGCACTTTGGAATCTATTTAGGCGACGACAGGGTCGCCCATCTCATCCCTGACATCCTCCCCGTCCTGACAGATGACGCAAGGCTGATCGACACCGTCATAACAAACCAGAGGCTTATTATGGGTTGCATGTTTAGATGCGCAACGGTACGCGTGGACTCGTTACAGGACTTTGCATATGGCTCTGAGATATTGGTTAACGCAATGGATTCAAGGATGAGCGCCCGAGCACTTCTCAATGAAGAAGTGGCCAAGAGGGCTGAGCAACTCATCGgtgccatcccatacagtttgCTGTGGAATAACTGTGAACACGTTGCAACATACTGCAGATATGGATCTGCAGTAAGCCTGCAGACAGACAAG ttCTGCGAGTGGTTAAAATCTGTCATCAGAGACCGGAGGAGCATCATCGTCGCAGTTCTTATTGGAATAACCTCCATTGTCTGCTACGGCTTGTTACCTTCGACTACATTACCAACCGTTATAATCCCCTTTACTCTATGGATGGCTAGCTAA
- the plrg1 gene encoding pleiotropic regulator 1: MTEDVQKHSVHTLVFRSLKRTHDMFVSDHAKPIALDDHSHKVKMSSKLKADYGAVLHMPVLKEGKDRPIHGGLHGHQTSTESGDDPEYLVTGTHAYPSGPGVALTAETKLHRMPSEAGVHSMALTLPPSQARLDAGRTAASVGDIHRHAGIAERSQPPMSSLVHMEAGGTKTSALVRKAPTMPKPAWHPPWKLFRVISGHLGWVRSIAVEPGNQWFVTGSADRTIKIWDLASGKLKLSLTGHISTVRGVAVSSRSPYLFSCGEDKQVKCWDLEYNKVIRHYHGHLSAVYGLDLHPTIDVLVTCSRDATARVWDIRSKANVHTLSGHTNTVATVKCQAAEPQIITGSHDSTIRLWDLVAGKTRATLTNHKKSVRAVVLHPRQYTFASGSADNIKQWTFPDGNFIQNLSGHNAIINTLAVNSDGVLVSGADNGTIHMWDWRTGYNFQRIHAAVQPGSLDSESGIFACMFDHSESRLITAEADKTIKVYREDDTATEESHPVNWKPEILKRKRF, translated from the exons ATGACCGAG GATGTGCAAAAGCACTCGGTTCACACGCTGGTCTTCAGATCCCTCAAAAGGACTCATGATATGTTTGTGTCGGATCATGCGAAACCAATCGCACTGGACGATCACAG TCACAAAGTGAAGATGTCTTCGAAGTTAAAAGCGGATTATGGCGCAGTGTTGCACATGCCCGTACTCAAGGAAGGGAAGGACAGACCGATACACGGCGGCCTTCATGGACACCAGACAAGCACAGAGTCAG GAGACGACCCAGAATACCTTGTGACCGGGACACACGCCTACCCATCAGGACCTG GAGTTGCACTGACTGCTGAAACAAAGTTACACAGGATGCCGAGTGAAGCAGGAGTCCATTCAATGGCCTTGaccctgcctccctcccagGCCAG ACTAGATGCCGGCCGCACGGCTGCAAGTGTCGGGGACATTCACAGACATGCAGGAATAGCAGAAAGGTCCCAGCCCCCAATGTCCTCTTTG GTGCACATGGAAGCAGGCGGCACCAAGACCTCTGCTCTTGTAAGGAAAGCACCGACCATGCCCAAACCTGCGTGGCACCCGCCATGGAAGCTGTTCAGG GTCATCAGTGGTCATCTGGGCTGGGTGAGGTCAATTGCAGTGGAACCAGGCAACCAGTGGTTTGTCACAGGCTCTGCTGACCGAACCATCAAG ATCTGGGACCTGGCCAGTGGGAAGCTGAAGCTTTCTCTGACGGGCCACATCAGCACGGTGCGCGGGGTGGCGGTCAGCTCCCGCAGCCCCTACCTGTTCTCCTGCGGCGAGGACAAGCAGGTCAAGTGCTGGGACCTGGAGTACAACAAG GTCATCCGGCATTACCACGGACATCTGAGTGCCGTGTACGGCCTGGACCTCCACCCCACCATTGACGTGCTGGTCACGTGCAGTCGAGATGCCACAGCCAGG GTGTGGGACATCAGATCGAAGGCCAACGTGCACACGCTCTCCGGCCACACCAACACCGTGGCAACGGTCAAATGCCAGGCGGCCGAGCCCCAAATCATCACAG GGAGCCACGATTCCACCATCAGGCTGTGGGATCTGGTGGCCGGGAAGACCAGAGCCACGCTGACCAACCACAAGAAGTCCGTCAGGGCAGTGGTGCTGCATCCTCGACA ATACACCTTTGCTTCTGGCTCTGCTGATAACATCAAACAGTGGACGTTTCCGGACGGCAACTTCATCCAGAACCTGTCTGGCCATAACGCCATCATCAACACTCTGGCGGTCAACTCTGACGGTGTCCTGGTGTCTGGAG CGGACAACGGGACCATCCACATGTGGGACTGGAGGACGGGCTACAACTTCCAGCGCATCCACGCGGCCGTGCAGCCGGGCTCCCTGGACAGCGAGTCCGGGATCTTCGCCTGCATGTTCGACCACTCGGAGAGCCGGCTCATCACCGCCGAGGCCGACAAGACCATCAAGGTGTACCGGGAGGACGACACAGCG ACGGAAGAAAGCCACCCGGTCAACTGGAAACCAGAGATCCTCAAGCGGAAAAGATTTTAA
- the npy2r gene encoding neuropeptide Y receptor type 2, with protein MNDSGRLQMAMESVPPHNVTHIEAPEYAVESCDQCSSAGTPLALDDHHLAGVGDSTQLFGVQVVLILAYITIIVFGVVGNALVIYVVFKFKTLRTVTNFFIVNLAVSDLFMNTLCLPFTLVHTLYGEWKFGRVLCFVLPCAQAMAVHVSTITFNIIALDRHRSIVYHLETKMSKDMCALVIVATWAVSALLASPLAVFREYGTLDLSPGASIEVCAEQWPGSSMDGTMYSICMLLVQYGLPLAVNSFAYLRIWSMLKKHSSGPGGCSDRHRRRRKTTKMLVTVVVVFAVTWLPFHAVQLAIDIDSSVLDLKDFKLLFTVFHIVAMCSTCVNPILYGWMNNSYRNAFRRVCKCDFNYSRSSTVTSRPIRREVAVCSDFKATNV; from the coding sequence ATGAATGACTCGGGACGTCTACAGATGGCGATGGAGTCCGTCCCTCCACACAATGTGACACACATTGAAGCTCCTGAATACGCCGTAGAGTCCTGCGACCAATGTTCTTCAGCAGGAACTCCACTTGCCCTGGATGACCACCACCTGGCGGGAGTGGGGGACAGCACCCAGCTGTTCGGGGTGCAAGTGGTCCTCATCCTCGCCTACATCACCATCATAGTGTTCGGAGTGGTGGGCAACGCGCTGGTGATATACGTGGTCTTCAAGTTCAAAACGTTACGGACCGTCACCAACTTCTTCATCGTCAACCTGGCCGTGTCCGACTTGTTCATGAACACCCTGTGCCTCCCTTTCACACTCGTGCACACCCTCTACGGCGAGTGGAAGTTCGGCCGCGTGCTGTGCTTCGTGCTGCCGTGCGCGCAGGCCATGGCTGTGCACGTGTCCACCATCACCTTCAACATCATCGCCCTCGACCGCCACAGGAGCATCGTGTACCACCTGGAGACCAAGATGTCCAAGGACATGTGCGCCCTGGTTATCGTCGCCACGTGGGCCGTCAGCGCCCTGCTCGCCAGCCCGCTCGCCGTCTTCCGGGAGTACGGCACGTTGGACCTCTCGCCCGGCGCGAGCATCGAGGTGTGCGCCGAGCAGTGGCCCGGGAGCAGCATGGACGGAACGATGTACAGCATCTGCATGCTGCTGGTTCAGTACGGGCTCCCCCTGGCGGTCAACTCCTTCGCCTACCTGCGCATCTGGAGCATGTTGAAGAAGCACAGCAGCGGCCCAGGAGGTTGCAGCGACCGCCACAGACGGCGGAGGAAGACAACGAAGATGCTGGTgaccgtggtggtggtgttcgCCGTGACTTGGTTGCCGTTCCACGCGGTCCAGTTGGCCATTGACATCGACAGCAGTGTTCTGGATCTGAAAGACTTCAAACTGCTTTTCACTGTGTTTCATATCGTGGCCATGTGCTCCACCTGTGTCAACCCGATCCTGTACGGGTGGATGAACAACAGCTACCGCAACGCTTTCCGCAGGGTGTGTAAATGTGACTTTAACTACAGCAGGTCAAGTACTGTCACGAGCAGGCCCATTCGAAGAGAAGTCGCCGTTTGCTCCGATTTCAAAGCTACAAATGTGTGA
- the fgg gene encoding fibrinogen gamma chain translates to MNVLIFGALAVVLPITSAQRGDSSALRGCQPDVDFGRYCPTTCGVADYLFRYTPDVYDDLDDMLAKLESIGNLTRGAEEKVVFMRDGATSAHKSSQPDLYYKRSTSMLDDVTRFEKTILSQEQQIFELQNFVLANDRQMQELKQLTRQLEATCSVPCKDTVEIQPITGTDCQDIANKGASVSGLYYVKPAKATDQFLVYCEIDTFGRGFTVIQRRKGGLVDFNRNWIPYKEGFGYLSPDDSTEFWLGLEKMHLLTTSVTLPYVLRIEMVDWLGNKKYADYAMFRVGPEQDKYRLTYGYYFAGDAGDAFDGFDFGDDASDKAYTVHNGMQFSTPDNDNDKYDGNCALQDGSGWWMNRCHAGHLNGKYYPDGTYSEKDAGAFDNGIIWVTWHNRWYSLKETTMKIIPVSRISTDGQQQSGVKQFGGL, encoded by the exons ATGAATGTGTTAATATTCGGAGCACTGGCTGTGGTTCTCCCCATCACATCAGCA CAGAGAGGGGACAGCTCCGCGCTGAGAGGATGTCAACCAGATGTAGACTTT GGAAGGTATTGCCCGACTACCTGTGGAGTGGCGGACTACCTGTTTAGGTACACCCCTGATGTATATGACGATTTAGATGATATGCTGGCTAAACTGGAAAGCATAGGTAATCTGACACGGGGAGCCGAGGAGAAAGTGGTCTTCATGAGAGACGGGGCCACGTCAGCGCATAAGTCCTCACAACCAG ATCTGTACTACAAAAGATCCACCAGCATGCTGGACGACGTCACTCGTTTTGAGAAGACCATCCTCTCTCAGGAGCAGCAGATATT TGAACTCCAGAATTTTGTTTTAGCAAATGACCGGCAAATGCAAGAACTCAAGCAGCTCACCCGTCAGCTGGAGGCCACATGCAGTGTGCCGTGCAAGGACACGGTGGAGATCCAGCCAATCACTGGAACAG ACTGCCAGGATATTGCCAACAAAGGAGCCAGTGTCAGTGGTCTGTACTATGTGAAGCCGGCAAAGGCCACAGACCAGTTCCTGGTCTACTGTGAGATTGACACCTTTGGTCGTGGCTTCACTGTGATTCAGAGG AGAAAGGGTGGACTGGTGGACTTCAACCGAAACTGGATCCCGTACAAGGAGGGCTTTGGATACCTTTCCCCAGATGACAGCACAGAGTTCTGGCTTGGCTTGGAGAAGATGCACCTTTTGACCACCAGTGTTACTCTCCCATATGTCTTGAGGATAGAGATGGTTGACTGGCTGGGCAACAAAAA GTATGCCGACTACGCCATGTTCCGAGTTGGACCAGAGCAGGATAAGTACCGTCTGACCTACGGCTACTACTTTGCCGGCGATGCAGGAGACGCCTTCGATGGCTTTGACTTCGGGGACGACGCGAGTGACAAGGCCTACACAGTTCACAACGGCATGCAGTTCAGCACCCCCGACAACGACAACGACAAGTACGACGGCAACTGTGCCCTCCAGGATGGCTCCGGATGGTGGATGAACAGATGCCATGCCGGCCACCTCAACGGCAAATACTACCCGG ACGGAACGTACTCGGAGAAGGATGCCGGTGCCTTCGACAACGGCATCATCTGGGTGACGTGGCACAACCGCTGGTACTCACTGAAGGAGACCACCATGAAGATCATCCCCGTCAGCAGGATCAGCACAGACGGACAACAGCAGTCTGGGGTCAAGCAGTTTGGAGGGCTCTAG
- the si:dkey-30k22.5 gene encoding lecithin retinol acyltransferase family protein, with amino-acid sequence MFPLQLFNIFFTASTVQERVSKDDLSQYTRGDLLEVPRTLFTHFGIYLGDNRVAHLIPDILPVFSQNKAAISEMVTNLRLILGVVAKAASVRVDSVADFAYGSEVLVNHMDAVCNQPALEAEEVARRAEELLGSISYSLLWYNCEHYVMYCRYGLVISYQTYQFCTAVRKTVCSRTSAYLTALLGVGAMLYLGSAASLTSVIFLLVSFILWMTS; translated from the exons atgttCCCCTTGCAGCTGTTCAACATCTTTTTCACCGCTTCTACAGTCCAGGAACGTGTCTCTAAGGACGACCTGTCCCAGTACACGCGGGGGGACCTGCTCGAGGTCCCCAGGACGCTATTCACCCACTTTGGGATTTACTTGGGGGACAACCGGGTCGCCCACCTCATCCCGGACATCCTCCCTGTGTTTTCCCAGAACAAAGCGGCCATCAGCGAGATGGTGACCAACCTACGGCTGATCCTAGGGGTCGTGGCCAAGGCGGCCAGCGTCAGGGTGGACTCCGTGGCGGACTTCGCCTACGGCTCGGAGGTCCTGGTCAACCACATGGACGCCGTGTGTAACCAGCCGGCActggaggctgaggaggtggCCCGCAGGGCGGAGGAGCTCCTGGGCTCCATCAGCTACAGCCTGCTGTGGTACAACTGTGAGCACTACGTCATGTACTGCCGGTACGGCCTGGTCATCAGCTACCAGACCTACCAG TTTTGCACAGCGGTCAGGAAGACGGTGTGTAGCCGGACCAGTGCCTACCTCACGGCTCTCCTTGGCGTAGGGGCGATGCTGTATCTGGGCTCCGCTGCGTCGCTAACCAGCGTCATCTTCCTGCTCGTTTCCTTCATCCTCTGGATGACCTCATAG